In Streptomyces violaceusniger Tu 4113, one DNA window encodes the following:
- a CDS encoding CU044_5270 family protein, giving the protein MNTNPRRADQPVDPQESAELLPAPGRPVLRQDRHRVLKEHLMEQIGNETVYELSGTPDASSAPDTPSAPPPPRRPRRRLVLIAAPLALATAVVVGAVAVDGVRNGEGGATATGVSGDPRAEHRQAVELLDRIAVVAADRPAVRARDDQFIYTRSQGPSSMWGGPSKLVRDSKGKVTGTKTYEGNVRSEEWQPVSGKRDGLRRLTALSPNGEPDPTQTEDIAMSPGFLTFRQLKALPTDPDALLKKLKSGSGVVKSRLAETIFESVGAILDQATLLPDLHAALYRAVAKLPDVRVVENVKDGAGRTGIGLTYADHKKPSETPSEYWVFDSKSLAYLGTDTSALLDATVIDEKGKVTAAGAS; this is encoded by the coding sequence ATGAACACCAACCCGCGACGAGCCGATCAGCCGGTCGACCCCCAGGAGTCGGCCGAGTTGCTGCCCGCCCCGGGCCGTCCGGTGCTCCGGCAGGACCGCCACCGCGTCCTGAAGGAACATCTGATGGAGCAGATCGGCAACGAGACCGTCTACGAGCTGTCGGGTACGCCGGACGCCTCGTCCGCGCCGGACACCCCATCCGCGCCTCCCCCACCCCGGCGCCCCCGACGGCGCCTCGTCCTCATCGCGGCGCCGCTGGCGCTGGCCACCGCCGTGGTCGTGGGAGCGGTGGCGGTCGACGGCGTACGGAACGGCGAGGGCGGCGCCACCGCCACCGGCGTCAGCGGTGACCCCAGGGCCGAGCACCGGCAGGCCGTGGAGCTGCTGGACCGCATCGCCGTGGTGGCGGCCGACCGCCCGGCGGTCAGGGCCCGCGACGACCAGTTCATCTACACCAGGTCCCAGGGACCCTCGTCCATGTGGGGCGGTCCGTCGAAGCTCGTACGGGACTCCAAGGGGAAGGTCACGGGCACCAAGACGTACGAGGGGAACGTCCGGAGTGAGGAGTGGCAGCCCGTGTCCGGCAAGCGGGACGGTCTCCGGCGCCTCACCGCGCTGTCCCCCAACGGCGAACCCGACCCCACCCAGACCGAGGACATCGCCATGTCGCCGGGATTTTTGACCTTCCGGCAGCTCAAGGCCCTCCCCACCGACCCCGACGCGTTGCTGAAGAAGCTCAAGAGCGGCAGCGGGGTGGTGAAATCCCGGCTGGCCGAGACGATCTTCGAGAGCGTCGGAGCCATCCTCGATCAGGCCACCCTGCTGCCCGATCTCCATGCCGCGCTCTACCGTGCCGTGGCCAAGCTGCCGGACGTCCGCGTCGTGGAGAACGTCAAGGACGGCGCGGGCCGGACCGGTATCGGCCTCACATACGCCGATCACAAGAAGCCTTCCGAGACCCCGAGCGAGTACTGGGTCTTCGACTCGAAGAGCCTGGCCTACCTCGGCACGGACACGAGCGCGCTCCTGGACGCCACCGTCATCGATGAGAAGGGCAAGGTGACGGCGGCCGGCGCATCCTGA
- a CDS encoding sugar phosphate isomerase/epimerase family protein has translation MKLAFSTLGVPGMPLSDVARLAAGAGYHGVELRAHPEEPVHPGIGADERARAAAEFRDAGIEILTVAGYVRAAQAGPDEPVLAGLRELLELAHDLGARHVRVFPGGGEQSPEEADATAARRLAAAAPRAADLGVRLLLETHDSHRTGADAARVLGLVGHGSVGAIWDVMHTWLGGEDPATSYPALFPHLGYVQVKDIASAEDTTPLPLGEGVLPLTECVELLSREGWDGWLCWEYEKRWYPQAREFPELLAPGREHLLRLLTDAV, from the coding sequence ATGAAGCTCGCCTTCTCCACTCTCGGCGTCCCCGGTATGCCCCTGTCCGACGTCGCCCGGCTCGCCGCCGGGGCCGGGTACCACGGCGTGGAGCTGCGCGCCCACCCCGAGGAGCCGGTGCACCCGGGGATCGGGGCGGACGAGCGCGCCCGGGCGGCGGCGGAGTTCCGGGACGCCGGGATCGAGATCCTCACCGTCGCCGGGTACGTGCGCGCCGCCCAGGCCGGGCCGGACGAGCCGGTGCTGGCCGGGCTGCGGGAGCTGCTGGAGCTCGCCCACGACCTGGGCGCCCGCCATGTCCGGGTCTTCCCCGGCGGCGGGGAGCAGAGCCCCGAGGAGGCCGACGCCACGGCCGCCCGGCGGCTCGCGGCGGCCGCGCCCCGCGCCGCCGACCTCGGCGTACGGCTGCTGCTGGAAACCCACGACTCGCATCGGACGGGCGCGGACGCGGCCCGGGTCCTCGGGCTGGTGGGCCATGGCAGCGTCGGGGCGATCTGGGATGTGATGCACACCTGGCTGGGCGGTGAGGACCCGGCCACCAGCTATCCGGCGCTCTTCCCGCATCTGGGCTACGTCCAGGTCAAGGACATCGCCTCGGCCGAGGACACCACCCCGCTGCCGCTGGGCGAGGGGGTGCTGCCGCTGACCGAGTGCGTGGAGCTGCTCAGCCGCGAGGGCTGGGACGGCTGGCTGTGCTGGGAGTACGAGAAGCGGTGGTACCCGCAGGCCCGGGAGTTCCCGGAGCTGCTGGCCCCGGGCCGGGAGCACCTCCTACGTCTGCTGACCGACGCGGTCTGA
- a CDS encoding helix-turn-helix domain-containing protein: MSSKSIGDRLGELRRYRDITQEELAERSGVHVDTIRKLEQNVRQSARLGTLRMLARALDTELDRLLGQPTVTTELPDDDGGLIALRDAIQDISALPGVPADDFDEDPPAADDWMRQVRAATTLYWEGGYGELAGSLPLLLRDGRAVAREATGSLAEQVWNQLALSYQLAASLSTQAGHLDWAFEAVAKQLQAAQRASDPLMEGMGVSTLSWVLLRQGRWEEAQSVAERKADALEPSMRRGTSAHYAVYGNLLVAAATPAARQDRKADADQYLNFAEAAAVRSGAVRTYGTAFSPVDVKTQIVNVVMAGSEPEPEKALAASEEVRRDLIKRPVHLARHRLDVAQAQYQMGDSEGALDTLLEVEADQPEWIRYQMLARATVLEMREEERRRNTRLRGLAARLGVEPAL, encoded by the coding sequence ATGAGCAGCAAGTCCATCGGCGACCGCCTCGGCGAACTCCGGCGCTACCGCGACATCACGCAGGAAGAGCTGGCGGAACGGTCGGGCGTCCACGTCGACACCATCCGGAAGCTGGAGCAGAACGTCCGGCAGTCGGCGCGCCTGGGCACTCTCCGGATGTTGGCGAGGGCCCTCGATACCGAGCTGGATCGACTACTGGGGCAGCCCACCGTGACCACAGAACTCCCTGACGACGACGGCGGGCTGATCGCCTTGCGCGACGCCATCCAGGACATCAGCGCCCTGCCGGGTGTACCTGCCGACGATTTCGACGAGGATCCGCCTGCGGCGGACGACTGGATGCGTCAAGTCCGGGCGGCCACCACGCTCTACTGGGAAGGCGGGTACGGCGAGCTCGCCGGCTCGCTGCCGCTTCTCCTCCGCGACGGGCGTGCCGTGGCCCGGGAGGCGACCGGCTCGCTCGCCGAACAGGTCTGGAACCAGCTCGCGCTCTCCTACCAGCTTGCGGCCAGCCTCTCGACGCAGGCTGGTCATCTCGACTGGGCTTTCGAGGCCGTGGCGAAGCAGTTGCAGGCAGCCCAGCGCGCGTCCGATCCGCTGATGGAGGGGATGGGCGTCTCCACGCTGTCGTGGGTGCTGCTGCGGCAGGGGCGGTGGGAGGAAGCGCAGTCGGTTGCCGAGCGGAAGGCGGACGCGCTGGAGCCGTCCATGCGGAGGGGCACGAGCGCTCACTACGCGGTGTACGGGAACCTGCTGGTGGCGGCGGCCACGCCGGCCGCGCGCCAGGATCGCAAGGCCGACGCCGACCAGTACCTCAACTTCGCCGAGGCTGCGGCCGTCCGGTCTGGTGCCGTGCGCACCTACGGCACTGCCTTCTCTCCGGTCGACGTCAAAACGCAGATCGTCAACGTCGTCATGGCGGGCAGCGAGCCCGAGCCGGAGAAGGCGCTGGCAGCTTCCGAGGAGGTGCGCCGCGATTTGATCAAGCGTCCGGTGCACCTGGCCCGCCACCGCTTGGACGTGGCTCAGGCTCAGTATCAGATGGGTGACAGCGAGGGAGCGCTGGACACGCTGCTGGAAGTGGAAGCTGACCAGCCCGAATGGATCCGGTATCAGATGCTCGCGCGGGCCACGGTCTTGGAGATGCGTGAGGAGGAGAGGCGGCGGAACACTCGGCTCCGGGGGCTGGCCGCCCGACTGGGGGTTGAGCCCGCTCTCTGA
- a CDS encoding bifunctional helix-turn-helix transcriptional regulator/GNAT family N-acetyltransferase yields the protein MGPRDNLDLAVDEVRDFNRMYTRLIGVLDYPGQLNTPYTLSEARILYELARRERTHVSALREHLGITAAHLSRTLSRFEERGLVTRERHHRDARFQEVLLTAEGRAAADDLDRRSRDAVTGLLATVPRNELGRLREALATARHALTGPAEPEVRLRGLEPGDLGWIVQRHGAVYAREFGWNAEFEGLVARIVGEFSAGHDPAQERAWIAELDGRPVGSVMCVRDERPDTARLRLLLVEPEARGRRLGERLVGTCVDFAREAGYRDLVLWTNDVLTSARRIYEGAGFELIAEKPHRGYGSPLVGQDWRLALRGSAHG from the coding sequence ATGGGCCCGCGCGACAATCTCGATCTGGCCGTGGACGAGGTCCGCGACTTCAACCGGATGTACACCCGCCTGATCGGCGTCCTCGACTACCCCGGGCAGCTCAACACCCCGTACACGCTGAGCGAGGCCCGCATCCTCTACGAGCTGGCGCGGCGGGAGCGCACCCATGTCTCAGCGCTGCGGGAGCACCTCGGGATCACCGCCGCGCATCTGAGCCGGACGCTGAGCCGGTTCGAGGAGCGGGGGCTGGTGACGCGCGAGCGCCACCACCGCGACGCCCGCTTCCAGGAGGTGCTGCTGACCGCCGAGGGCCGGGCGGCGGCGGACGATCTGGACCGGCGGTCGCGGGACGCGGTGACCGGGCTGCTGGCCACGGTCCCCCGGAACGAGCTGGGGCGGCTGCGGGAGGCGCTGGCCACCGCGCGGCACGCGCTCACCGGCCCGGCCGAGCCCGAGGTGCGGCTGCGCGGGTTGGAGCCGGGCGACCTGGGCTGGATCGTGCAGCGCCACGGCGCCGTGTACGCCCGGGAGTTCGGGTGGAACGCCGAGTTCGAGGGCCTGGTGGCCCGGATCGTCGGGGAGTTCAGCGCGGGCCATGACCCGGCCCAGGAGCGGGCGTGGATCGCGGAGCTCGACGGCCGCCCCGTCGGCTCGGTGATGTGCGTCCGGGACGAGCGGCCCGATACGGCCCGGCTGCGGCTGCTGCTCGTCGAACCGGAGGCGCGCGGGCGGCGACTCGGCGAGCGGCTGGTCGGCACATGTGTCGACTTCGCGCGCGAGGCGGGCTACCGCGATCTCGTGCTGTGGACCAATGACGTCCTGACCTCCGCCCGCCGGATCTACGAGGGGGCCGGGTTCGAGCTGATCGCCGAGAAGCCGCACCGCGGTTACGGCTCGCCCCTGGTCGGGCAGGACTGGCGGCTCGCGCTCCGGGGCTCGGCGCACGGCTGA
- a CDS encoding helix-turn-helix transcriptional regulator: MERDQLADFLRRRREAIRPAEVGITDGPRRRTSGLRREEVAMLAGMSVDYVVRLEQGRSSQPSPQLLGALARALRLSEDERDHLFHLAGHQPPPADGVAGLARAGLIRMLDLLGDNPALVLSDLGEVLAQNRAAVLLTGDHTGFSGDRRYVAYRWFTDPADRAVAPPEEQEHHARQLVADLRAAAGRRSGDPTVTGLIDRLRAASADFRRLWAEHEVAVRRADRKTLLHPRVGRLVMDCETLVTPDQGQLLLVLTPADAETRERLQLLQVLGIEEFPTGSTDTPIR; the protein is encoded by the coding sequence ATGGAACGTGACCAGCTCGCCGACTTCCTGCGCCGCCGCCGCGAGGCGATCCGCCCGGCCGAGGTCGGCATCACCGACGGCCCCCGGCGCCGGACCAGCGGACTGCGCCGGGAAGAAGTGGCCATGCTCGCGGGCATGTCGGTGGACTACGTCGTACGCCTGGAACAGGGCCGCAGCAGCCAGCCCTCGCCCCAGTTGCTCGGCGCGCTGGCCCGGGCGTTGCGCCTCTCCGAGGACGAGCGCGACCACCTGTTCCACCTGGCCGGCCACCAGCCCCCGCCCGCGGACGGCGTGGCCGGCCTGGCGCGCGCCGGCCTGATCCGCATGCTCGACCTGCTCGGCGACAACCCGGCCCTGGTCCTGTCCGACCTGGGCGAGGTCCTCGCCCAGAACCGTGCGGCCGTCCTGCTGACCGGCGACCACACCGGCTTCTCCGGCGACCGGCGCTACGTCGCCTACCGATGGTTCACCGACCCCGCCGACCGTGCCGTCGCCCCGCCCGAGGAGCAGGAGCACCACGCCCGCCAGCTCGTGGCCGACCTGCGCGCGGCCGCCGGCCGCCGGTCCGGCGACCCCACCGTCACCGGACTCATCGACCGGTTGCGGGCCGCGAGCGCCGACTTCCGCCGGCTCTGGGCCGAGCACGAGGTGGCGGTCCGGCGCGCCGACCGCAAGACCCTGCTGCATCCGCGGGTGGGCCGCCTGGTGATGGACTGCGAGACCCTGGTCACTCCCGACCAGGGCCAGCTACTGCTGGTCCTCACCCCGGCGGACGCCGAGACCCGCGAGCGGCTGCAGCTCCTTCAGGTACTCGGCATCGAGGAATTCCCCACGGGGTCGACGGACACGCCCATCCGGTGA
- a CDS encoding RNA polymerase sigma factor has protein sequence METSLRTRVRAGDPDAFGQLFDECASVVYRHAVRLTGDWGMADDIVSLTFLEAWRLRERLLPGDGSLRPWLLGIATNVTRNTTRAARRHQAALANLPPPDPVPDFADEVTQRLADIEELAAAQKALRTMRRGEREVFTLCVWEGLDAATVAEALGVATGTVRARLSRARKRLRKLTELELVRGTGGGYGTGGRGGDGTGGDSGGDDTGGDGGSHGTDSGSGTRGADGGTGQGAVQRAAMVGQIPVSRHQAARSTQERR, from the coding sequence GTGGAGACATCACTGCGCACTCGCGTGCGAGCCGGAGACCCGGATGCCTTCGGGCAGCTCTTCGACGAGTGCGCCTCGGTGGTCTACCGGCATGCCGTCCGGCTGACCGGCGACTGGGGCATGGCCGACGACATCGTGTCGCTCACCTTCCTGGAGGCGTGGCGGCTGCGCGAGCGGCTGCTTCCGGGGGACGGCAGCCTCCGCCCGTGGCTGCTGGGGATCGCGACGAACGTCACGCGCAACACCACGCGCGCGGCGCGAAGACACCAGGCCGCGCTCGCCAACCTCCCACCCCCGGACCCCGTTCCGGACTTCGCCGACGAGGTGACCCAGCGCCTGGCCGACATCGAGGAGCTGGCCGCCGCGCAGAAGGCGTTGCGCACGATGCGTCGTGGGGAGCGCGAGGTGTTCACGCTCTGCGTGTGGGAGGGCCTGGACGCCGCTACGGTGGCTGAGGCCCTGGGCGTGGCCACCGGCACCGTACGGGCCCGGCTCTCGCGCGCGAGGAAGCGCCTGCGCAAGCTCACGGAGCTCGAACTCGTCCGCGGCACGGGCGGCGGCTATGGCACAGGGGGCAGGGGAGGCGACGGCACGGGCGGCGACAGCGGCGGCGACGACACGGGCGGCGACGGCGGCAGCCACGGCACGGACAGCGGCAGCGGTACGCGGGGCGCGGACGGCGGCACCGGGCAGGGCGCGGTGCAACGCGCGGCCATGGTCGGACAGATACCGGTCAGCCGCCATCAGGCGGCCCGGTCCACGCAGGAGAGGCGATGA
- a CDS encoding helix-turn-helix domain-containing protein: MTDLSVGKRLARLRDIRDLTQEQLADRAGVSVDTIRRLEQGTQRGARIATYQKLAGALDIELARLLGQPTMTRSLAPDGGVIALRAAIQAPSDLPGLDLCGADSDAPGPDDLRPVMEQAQRHYRLGQFTDLVGMLPGLVTDLKAATREAEGGPDHDTVWSMSAAAHIIVADVAAQLGQTDLAYTAVERAMHATARAGDELRHALAVSTLSLVLLRQGRWSDAQQVATRRAAEIEPRFSERNPEKFAMFGILLLSGAVSAARANRDESDSTKDDALTFLRQAEAAAALSGAVRVRGTAFGPASVGMQATTVQVSLGHPDKALATAGGVNLDELPWKISRARHRLDLAFARYQTHDDEGARDVLLTLDEEHPEWLTHQMLAASTVGGLLETERRRDRDLRKLAVRLGVDPAA; the protein is encoded by the coding sequence ATGACTGATCTGTCCGTTGGCAAGCGACTGGCCCGACTTCGCGACATTCGCGACCTCACGCAAGAGCAACTCGCCGACCGCGCCGGGGTGTCCGTCGACACCATCCGCAGGTTGGAGCAGGGCACCCAACGGGGAGCGAGAATCGCCACGTACCAGAAGCTCGCGGGCGCACTCGATATCGAGCTCGCCCGCCTGCTGGGCCAGCCCACCATGACGCGATCCCTCGCGCCCGACGGTGGAGTCATCGCGTTGCGGGCCGCCATTCAGGCCCCGAGCGATCTGCCAGGGCTGGACCTGTGCGGCGCGGACAGTGACGCGCCCGGCCCGGACGATCTCCGCCCGGTCATGGAGCAGGCCCAGAGGCACTATCGGCTCGGCCAGTTCACCGACCTGGTCGGCATGCTGCCCGGGCTCGTGACCGATCTGAAGGCGGCCACCCGCGAGGCCGAGGGCGGCCCCGACCACGACACGGTGTGGTCGATGTCCGCTGCCGCGCACATCATCGTCGCCGACGTGGCCGCGCAGTTGGGGCAGACCGATCTGGCCTACACCGCGGTGGAGCGAGCCATGCATGCCACGGCGCGCGCCGGCGACGAGCTGCGGCATGCTCTCGCCGTCTCGACGCTTTCGCTTGTGCTCCTGCGGCAAGGCCGATGGAGCGACGCCCAGCAGGTCGCGACCCGCAGGGCGGCCGAGATCGAGCCGCGGTTCTCCGAGCGCAATCCCGAGAAGTTCGCGATGTTCGGGATCCTGCTGCTGTCCGGTGCCGTCTCGGCAGCACGGGCGAACCGCGATGAGTCCGACAGCACAAAAGATGACGCGCTCACCTTCCTCAGGCAGGCGGAGGCGGCGGCCGCGCTGTCCGGTGCGGTACGGGTGCGAGGCACCGCCTTCGGCCCGGCGAGCGTGGGCATGCAGGCCACCACCGTTCAGGTGTCGCTCGGCCATCCGGACAAGGCTTTGGCCACAGCCGGTGGCGTCAATCTGGATGAGCTGCCGTGGAAGATCTCGCGCGCCAGGCACCGGCTGGATCTGGCGTTCGCCCGCTACCAGACGCATGACGACGAGGGAGCCCGCGATGTGCTGCTCACCCTCGACGAGGAGCATCCCGAGTGGCTGACCCATCAGATGCTCGCCGCCTCCACAGTGGGCGGACTGCTGGAGACGGAGCGGCGCCGCGACCGAGACCTGCGAAAGCTCGCGGTGCGGCTGGGCGTGGACCCGGCAGCATGA
- a CDS encoding aldo/keto reductase: protein MQTRTLGSTGPAVSTVGLGAMSMSGAYGAADRTESIATVHAALEAGVTLIDTADFYAMGHNELLLAEALRGRDRDGYTLSVKFGMLRGPGPGAGGHDGRPEAVKNFLAYSLTRLGTDHIDIYRPARLDPAVPIEETVGAIKEMIDAGYVRHLGLSEVDAATIRRAHAVHPVADLQIEYSLISRAVEADVLPTLRELGIGLTAYGVLGRGLISGHWTAGRTAGPGDARAFSPRFASENVAHNLALVDALRRVAEAKGCTVAQLAIAWVCAQGEDIVPLVGARTRERLAEALPATELTFTADDLAEIEKAMPRGAARGDRYPSAFMSGLGVGN from the coding sequence ATGCAGACGCGAACCCTGGGCAGCACCGGCCCGGCCGTTTCCACCGTGGGCCTGGGCGCCATGAGCATGTCGGGCGCTTACGGCGCCGCCGACCGCACGGAAAGTATCGCCACCGTGCACGCCGCGCTGGAGGCCGGCGTCACGCTGATCGACACCGCCGACTTCTACGCCATGGGCCACAACGAGCTGCTCCTCGCCGAGGCGCTGCGCGGCCGCGATCGCGACGGCTACACGCTGAGCGTCAAGTTCGGCATGCTGCGGGGGCCGGGCCCCGGGGCCGGCGGGCATGACGGCCGTCCCGAGGCGGTGAAGAACTTCCTGGCCTACTCGCTGACCCGGCTGGGCACCGACCACATCGACATCTACCGTCCCGCCCGGTTGGACCCGGCGGTACCGATCGAGGAGACGGTGGGCGCGATCAAGGAGATGATCGACGCCGGGTATGTGCGGCACCTCGGCCTCTCGGAGGTCGACGCGGCGACGATCCGCCGGGCGCACGCCGTGCACCCGGTCGCCGACCTGCAGATCGAGTACTCGCTGATCTCCCGCGCGGTGGAGGCGGACGTCCTGCCCACGCTCCGTGAGCTCGGCATCGGACTGACCGCGTACGGCGTCCTGGGCCGCGGCCTCATCTCCGGGCACTGGACCGCCGGCCGCACCGCCGGCCCCGGCGACGCCCGCGCGTTCAGCCCGCGGTTCGCGAGCGAGAACGTGGCACACAACCTCGCCCTCGTGGACGCGCTGCGCCGGGTGGCCGAGGCGAAGGGGTGCACCGTCGCCCAGCTTGCCATCGCCTGGGTCTGTGCACAGGGCGAGGACATCGTGCCGCTGGTCGGCGCCCGCACCCGCGAGCGGCTGGCCGAGGCGCTGCCCGCGACGGAGCTGACCTTCACCGCCGACGACCTCGCCGAGATCGAGAAGGCGATGCCACGGGGCGCGGCGCGCGGCGACCGCTACCCGTCCGCGTTCATGTCCGGCCTCGGCGTGGGGAACTGA
- a CDS encoding methyltransferase, with amino-acid sequence MSTQQVIEWTEDGRTRTAHWRSENGTPPPRRIEVADDRMRAGTAHRLACEGTALLWRGDYQGARQLLTAMARRIDRGPRRAKERRAPAASPAEAFHRHRQAQSRRARLLGMLLVPLDADFGIPLRRAPDVRQACTEAYGPASGRPSVTSLPELLGLIGAHEWRRKGVKVPALGGDRVHPHYGVFSPVRGEYVDLVAEAPLPTQELAFDIGTGTGVLAAVLARRGIRRVVATDQDARALGCARENAARLGLSDRIEVVEADLYPPGRAPLVVCNPPWVPARPSSPLEYAVYDPSSRMLRGFLNGLAGHLTPDGEGWLILSDLAEHLGLRPRAELLTAFATAGLTVTARLDIRPTHPRAVDPTDPLHTARAAEVTSLWRLKAD; translated from the coding sequence CTGAGTACCCAGCAGGTCATCGAGTGGACCGAGGACGGCCGGACCCGGACCGCCCACTGGCGCTCCGAGAACGGCACGCCACCGCCCCGGCGGATCGAGGTGGCGGACGACCGGATGCGCGCCGGCACCGCCCACCGCCTCGCCTGCGAGGGCACCGCGCTGCTGTGGCGCGGCGACTACCAGGGCGCCCGCCAGTTGCTGACGGCGATGGCGCGCCGGATCGACCGCGGACCGCGCCGGGCCAAGGAGCGGCGGGCCCCGGCGGCGTCACCGGCCGAGGCGTTCCACCGGCACCGCCAGGCTCAGTCCCGGCGGGCCCGGCTGCTGGGGATGCTGCTGGTGCCGCTGGACGCGGACTTCGGCATTCCGCTGCGCCGGGCGCCGGACGTACGGCAGGCGTGCACCGAGGCGTACGGCCCGGCGAGCGGGCGCCCGTCGGTGACCTCGCTGCCGGAGTTACTCGGGCTGATCGGCGCGCATGAGTGGCGCCGTAAGGGCGTCAAGGTGCCGGCGCTGGGCGGGGACCGCGTCCATCCGCACTACGGGGTCTTCTCGCCGGTGCGCGGCGAGTACGTCGATCTGGTGGCCGAGGCCCCGCTGCCCACGCAGGAGCTGGCCTTCGACATCGGCACCGGGACGGGGGTCCTGGCGGCCGTGCTCGCCCGGCGCGGCATCCGGCGGGTGGTGGCCACCGACCAGGACGCACGGGCGCTGGGGTGCGCCCGGGAGAACGCGGCCCGCCTGGGCCTGTCCGACCGGATCGAGGTGGTCGAGGCCGACCTCTACCCGCCGGGCCGCGCCCCGCTGGTGGTCTGCAACCCGCCCTGGGTCCCGGCCCGGCCCTCCTCACCGCTCGAATACGCGGTCTACGACCCGTCCAGCCGTATGCTGCGCGGCTTCCTGAACGGGCTGGCCGGGCATCTGACCCCCGACGGCGAGGGCTGGCTGATCCTCTCCGACCTCGCCGAACACCTCGGCCTGCGGCCACGCGCCGAACTCCTGACCGCCTTCGCCACGGCGGGCCTGACGGTCACGGCCCGCCTGGACATCCGCCCGACCCACCCCCGAGCCGTCGACCCCACCGACCCCCTCCACACGGCCCGCGCGGCGGAGGTCACATCGCTGTGGCGTCTGAAGGCGGACTGA